One window of Dysidea avara chromosome 11, odDysAvar1.4, whole genome shotgun sequence genomic DNA carries:
- the LOC136239313 gene encoding ropporin-1-like protein, whose protein sequence is MDPDTSPLYCVEQIKIPPLLPNILKDFTKAAIVTQPPDLLEWSAAYFKALAAGEVAPVKDRLDRNPPSNINDLSQGQLAMLHKQLKTIGTVKSPVLEAKWRETGFTKERLQELLSLGDFGEDIEWEKLLTLACSSLEHSLPQALRVLCEILTTDLEGGPARIPLEQFEKLYKFLAQVDGEVSPDQVNKVIDYLKTDPAPRFEGKVGPHDFLHPSCPKLDSN, encoded by the exons ATGGACCCAGACACTAGCCCGTTGTATTGTGTGGAACAGATTAAAATCCCGCCATTGTTGCCAAATATTTTGAAGGACTTTACTAAGGCTGCTATTGTCACTCAACCCCCTGACTTGCTCGAATGGTCAGCAGC ATACTTCAAAGCACTAGCGGCAGGTGAAGTGGCTCCAGTTAAAGACAGACTAGACAGAAATCCTCCCAGTAATATTAATGACTTGAGTCAAGGACAACTTGCTATGCTGCACAAGCAG CTAAAGACAATTGGAACGGTGAAATCACCTGTATTGGAAGCTAAGTGGAGGGAAACCGGGTTTACAAAGGAACGTCTTCAAGAATTGCTTAG TCTTGGTGATTTTGGAGAAGATATAGAGTGGGAGAAGTTGCTAACACTTGCTTGTTCATCACTAGAACAT AGCTTACCGCAAGCACTGAGGGTGCTATGTGAAATATTAACTACTGACCTTGAGGGTGGCCCGGCAAGAATACCACTAGAACAATTTGAAAAGCTTTACAAGTTTTTAGCTCAAGTAGATGGAGAGGTCTCTCCAGACCAAGTGAACAAAGTGATAGATTATTTGAAGACTGATCCAGC ACCAAGATTTGAAGGAAAGGTTGGACCTCATGATTTCCTCCATCCTAGCTGTCCAAAACTGGACTCTAattaa
- the LOC136239308 gene encoding mothers against decapentaplegic homolog 3-like has protein sequence MFGLLGSSTPAMKRLLSFAKNGGADEDSDEKWSEQAIKSLAKNLKKSGGIEDLEYALANPDRRTKCVTIARSLDGRPLVPHRNGPHVIYCRLWRWPDLQSHHELRPVEGCEFAFHLKKDKVCINPYHYARVEAPVLPPVLVPPHVHNDIPIEKPPLDEYELPSNANYPVGPEPVIPVPLSLPESPPPGYLSDDTSGIENSPGACSVLGGGSSVGSPIMSPASTLGEGVAVTYTEPAYWCSVYYYEMQHRVGEPFNASKPILTIDGFTDPSNDERFCLGLLSNIHRDNTIELTRRNIGRGLRLYYVGGEVFAECVSENSIFVQSPNCNIRHHWHPATVCKLPPGCHLKIFNNQEFAALLSQSVQQGFEAVYQLTRMCTIRISFVKGWGAEYRRQTVTSTPCWIEIHLNGPLQWLDKVLTQMNPPTGPCTSFS, from the exons ATGTTTGGTTTGCTGGGATCCTCGACGCCGGCCATGAAGCGGCTGTTATCATTCGCGAAGAATGGCGGCGCTGATGAAGATAGTGATGAGAAATGGTCGGAACAAGCTATTAAGAGTCTCGCAAAGAACCTCAAGAAGAGTGGTGGTATCGAAGACTTAGAGTACGCCCTGGCTAACCCAGACAGGCGCACTAAATGTGTTACTATTGCTCGTAGTCTAGACGGCAGACCTTTG GTACCCCACAGGAATGGACCTCACGTGATCTACTGTAGACTGTGGCGGTGGCCAGACCTACAGAGTCACCATGAGTTACGACCGGTAGAAGGTTGTGAATTTGCCTTTCATTTAAAGAAGGATAAGGTTTGTATTAACCCTTACCACTATGCTAGAGTTGAGGCGCCAG TTCTACCACCAGTGTTAGTACCACCTCATGTGCACAATGATATTCCGATAGAGAAACCTCCCCTGGATGAGTATGAACTGCCATCAAATGCTAACTACCCTGTAGGCCCTGAACCAGTTATTCCAGTCCCCTTGAGTTTACCTG AGAGCCCACCACCTGGGTATTTGTCTGATGATACCAGTGGAATTGAGAATTCTCCTGGAGCATGTAGTGTGTTGGGGGGTGGGTCTTCAG TTGGTTCTCCAATTATGTCACCAGCATCTACATTGG GGGAGGGAGTTGCAGTGACGTATACAGAGCCAGCCTATTGGTGTTCGGTGTACTATTATGAGATGCAACATCGTGTTGGTGAACCATTCAATGCTTCTAAACCAATCCTGACTATTGATGGGTTTACTGATCCCAGCAATGATGAGCGTTTCTGTCTTGGTCTTTTATCAAACATCCATCGAGACAATACCATTGAATTGACGAGACGTAACATAGGAAGGGGACTACGACTTTATTATGTTGGTGGAGAAGTATTTGCTGAGTGTGTCTCAGAGAATTCTATATTTGTTCAAAGTCCTAACTGTAATATTCGACACCACTGGCACCCAGCCACTGTGTGTAAGCTACCTCCCGGCTGTCACCTCAAGATATTCAACAATCAAGAATTTGCTGCTCTCCTATCCCAGTCAGTACAACAAGGCTTTGAGGCTGTCTATCAGCTGACTAGAATGTGTACCATTAGAATTAGTTTTGTTAAGGGCTGGGGGGCAGAATATCGACGTCAGACTGTCACCAGTACTCCTTGCTGGATTGAGATTCATCTTAATGGACCACTCCAATGGTTAGACAAAGTGTTGACACAGATGAACCCACCAACTGGACCATGTACATCTTTTTCATAA
- the LOC136239315 gene encoding lysM and putative peptidoglycan-binding domain-containing protein 2-like, producing MSSSSTDHLSEAGRAARNYGTVTAHVGPGYIEHAVVKMDTLQGIALKYGTTVEVIRRVNKLHSPGMLQLMDHILVPCQDSLLTSGSYRGSPDNFRRISPPNLEETVEESTRSIDGILKSADEQLRKSQKFAKQLAKKYPQKQQSEGYNRTVQSTTLSVDNPTPSVSTHRHSNPLLSRKEEKQRDQREQLENDFFEL from the exons ATGTCATCGTCTTCAACAGACCACTTATCAGAAGCTGGTAGGGCTGCTAGAAACTATGGAACGGTTACTGCACATGTTGGACCCGGATATATCGAACACGCTGTAGTAAAGATGGACACGCTTCAAGGAATTGCTTTGAAGTACGGAACTACG GTGGAGGTGATACGTAGAGTGAACAAACTGCACTCCCCTGGCATGCTGCAGTTAATGGATCATATTTTGGTACCTTGTCAAGACTCTTTACTAACTAGTGGTAGTTACCGGGGATCACCAGACAATTTTCGGAGAATTTCTCCACCAAATTTAGAGGAGACAGTAGAAGAGTCCACTCGAAGCATTGATGGGATTCTGAAATCTGCTGATGAGCAATTAcgaaaatcacaaaaatttgCAAAACAATTAGCTAAGAAATA TCCCCAGAAACAGCAGTCAGAAGGATACAACCGTACAGTACAGTCAACCACATTGTCAGTTGACAA TCCAACACCTTCGGTATCAACACATCGTCATAGTAACCCTTTACTAAGCAGGAAGGAAGAAAAACAGAGAGACCAACGAGAACAGTTGGAAAATGATTTTTTTGAATTATAA
- the LOC136239305 gene encoding colorectal mutant cancer protein-like, with product MEGGNLYLFERCKSYKDRKISFNDLLSIIHFLKLPEQIAEQVPRDGQGRVLYDDFAMAYNTYFDDYEYGSRPRYHYSKQEMSGKKTLDRKEGQSDYRSHREERNKKSSNSRVLHDEQYPTLRPGKKKHPRSAIGSHKSEASDLSDDELPYNTSTPMMVPLQRSQCKHCAVQARRIEELEEDLQAVRKERKRLENSMHTIRNDFQNYYKKANELQAENDRLRSRLGSNKYHDNEYGGDSDLQCEELRKTKRHIEEKLAHSEGVIMSLQKENNKLQDDIFRLKSERTRLHNKNREVEKDLWCVQNELQDLSIQLLQEQKHSSRSAAVADKTSRLDDRRFNGVGSLRKTFHGVTRPDDDGEMRQKKGLPIQRISSAGAELSGADNSQLDAPVRDDVGRPGRRARSHKSVKSEDSDGLALHLTSIEFPEDGSTVFKVLGHEVSKGALPDTLTDEVRNAMVKSLENCHSVQEVIRLMVSYGCSPMSEKMQGIQVENERLKNKVDRIKSEHKTLQLSFQEAKEMEEVYYARCQQLECNEGYLQRSLYYCQRALEANELLIDIKSLPSEHPRGSYPSHFPTFDTASVSEASSRSPDHSSRRHSMIMKARTLLQALDTDQNLQELYHCHSQDPEASQMSTTWQPELSQNTTSGVSGISSLSSVDGDLNSEEVERLRTYGRIMKSYSNKMDCVITLEAIAARPKSHNPVVTPDAFRCDTSSPIVELEKATHAEELATIREEKAELRSRIYMMEQNQRRLELELSQKDLQTKALSKAISHLQYQIQDEKKKRKRDKTRVKKDGIVGGYEHVNDLTSELQEHMEREKELVKQYEELYYFLSEHVAKSKDNHDQLLEFIQDLKRANNALVEAYEKSKLKQKMERRHMQQEFNRAVVLSRPSDQPAGSDIGVRQNQARL from the exons ATGGAAGGCGGAAATTTATACTTGTTTGAAAGATGTAAGAGTTACAAGGACAGAAAGATATCATT taacGATTTGTTGAGTATAATACACTTCTTGAAACTACCAGAACAAATTGCGGAACAAGTGCCCAGGGATGGCCAGGGCAGAGTTCTTTATGACGACTTCGCCATGGCGTACAACACTTATTTCGACGATTACGAGTATGGGTCCAGGCCCAGATATCACTATTCTAAACAAGAAATGAGTGGGAAGAAAACTCTAGATAGAAAAGAG GGTCAAAGTGACTATCGATCACACCGTGAGGAAAGAAATAAGAAGAGCTCGAATAGTAGAGTCTTACATGATGAGCAGTACCCAACATTGAGACCTGGAAAGAAAAAACATCCTCGAAGTGCCATCGGCTCTCACAAGA GTGAGGCTTCAGACCTTAGCGATGATGAATTACCATACAATACATCTACACCAATGATGGTACCTCTGCAACGATCTCAGTGTAAACACTGCGCTGTACAAGCTCGGAGAATTGAAGAATTAGAGGAAGATCTACAGGCTGTACGCAAGGAGAGGAAACGGTTGGAGAATTCCATGCATACGATACGTAATGACTTCCAAAATTACTACAAGAAAGCTAATGAG CTTCAAGCAGAAAATGATCGACTAAGGTCACGTCTTGGTAGCAACAAATACCATGACAATGAATATGGAGGAGATAGTGATT TACAATGCGAGGAGCTAAGAAAAACTAAACGTCACATCGAAGAGAAGCTAGCACACAGTGAAGGAGTGATCATGTCACTACAGAAGGAAAACAATAAGCTTCAGGATGACATCTTTAGACTAAAGAGTGAAAGAACTAGACTACATAATAAG AATCGTGAAGTTGAGAAGGATTTGTGGTGTGTACAAAACGAGCTACAAGACTTATCTATACAATTACTACAAGAGCAAAAACACTCATCTAGAAGTGCAGCTGTAGCTGACAAGACCAGTCGACTTGATGATAGGAGGTTCAATGGAGTTGGCTCATTACGGAAGACGTTTCATGGTGTAACACGTCCAGATGATGATGGTGAGATGAGACAAAAGAAAGGACTACCCATCCAGAGGATATCTAGTGCTGGAGCAGAGCTGTCAGGCGCTGATAATAGTCAATTGGATGCTCCTGTGAGGGATGATGTGGGCAGGCCAGGACGGCGTGCTAGATCACAT AAGTCGGTGAAGTCCGAGGACTCTGATGGACTAGCTTTACACTTGACTAGTATAGAGTTCCCTGAGGATGGCTCTACTGTATTCAAGGTGTTGGGACATGAAGTCAGCAAAGGAGCT CTCCCTGATACATTGACTGATGAGGTACGTAATGCCATGGTGAAGTCTTTGGAGAATTGTCATTCTGTGCAAGAAGTGATCAGATTAATGGTATCATATGGCTGTTCACCCATGAGTGAGAAGATGCAAGGAATACAAGTGGAGAATGAGAGACTAAAGAACAAAGTGGACCGTATCAAGTCTGAGCATAAAACTTTACAACTGTCATTTCAAGAAGCTAAGGAAATGGAAGAGGTTTATTATGCTCGTTGCCAGCAGCTTGAGTGTAATGAAGGATATCTGCAAAGATCTCTATATTATTGCCAAAGGGCACTGGAAGCAAATGAATTATTAATTGATATCAAGTCACTGCCCTCAGAACACCCACGAGGTAGCTACCCATCTCATTTCCCAACCTTTGACACAGCAAGTGTTTCAGAGGCATCATCTCGTAGTCCAGACCACTCTAGCCGTCGTCACTCTATGATAATGAAGGCACGGACTTTATTGCAGGCTCTGGACACTGATCAGAACTTGCAAGAACTTTACCACTGTCACTCCCAGGACCCGGAGGCATCGCAAATGAGCACCACTTGGCAGCCGGAGTTATCCCAGAACACCACCAGTGGAGTGAGTGGCATTAGCTCACTGAGCTCTGTTGATGGTGACTTGAACTCTGAAGAAGTGGAGCGATTACGAACTTACGGTCGCATCATGAAGTCTTACAGTAACAAAATGGACTGTGTTATTACATTGGAGGCAATTGCCGCACGTCCCAAGTCACACAACCCTGTAGTCACACCAGATGCGTTCCGGTGTGATACGTCCAGTCCCATAGTGGAGCTAGAGAAGGCAACCCATGCTGAAGAGTTGGCAACAATTCGAGAAGAGAAGGCTGAATTAAGA TCTCGTATATACATGATGGAACAAAACCAGCGAAGACTGGAACTGGAGCTGAGTCAGAAAGACCTACAGACTAAGGCACTGTCGAAGGCCATCAGCCATTTACAATATCAAATACAAGATGAGAAGAAGAAGCGAAAGAGAGACAAAACACGTGTTAAGAAG GATGGCATTGTTGGAGGTTATGAACATGTCAATGACTTGACTAGTGAACTCCAAGAACATATGGAGCGAGAAAAGGAACTAGTCAAGCAATATGAAGAGCTGTATTACTTCCTTAGTGAACACGTTGCTAAGTCAAAG GATAATCATGATCAACTATTAGAGTTTATTCAAGACCTCAAGAGGGCTAATAATGCGTTGGTTGAAGCTTATGAGAAATCTAAACTCAAACAAAAAATGGAGAGACGTCACATGCAACAAGAATTTAATCGAGCAGTTGTATTAAGTCGGCCGAGTGACCAGCCAGCTGGCAGTGACATTGGTGTAAGACAGAACCAAGCTCGCCTTTAA
- the LOC136239317 gene encoding riboflavin kinase-like isoform X1 yields MVDTGALPFFARGLVVAGFGRGSKQLGIPTANYPEDVVSSLPDTIQTGIYYGCAMVDQGPVYKMVMSIGWNPVYQNEKRSMETHILHEFPDDFYGSQLSVCMMGFIRNEINFTSKEELIEAIKNDIRYAKEKLSNVSLSQSEIEFFGKTEKSQL; encoded by the exons ATGGTCGATACCGGTGCACTGCCATTCTTCGCTCGCGGTCTAGTCGTGGCTGGGTTTGGTCGTGGTAGTAAACAGTTAGGAATCCCTACGG CTAACTATCCCGAGGACGTAGTGTCGTCACTACCAGATACAATACAGACAGGTATATATTACGGGTGTGCTATGGTGGACCAGGGGCCGGTGTATAAGATGGTAATGAGTATAGGATGGAACCCTGTCTACCAAAACGAGAAGAGGAGCATG GAAACCCATATTCTTCATGAGTTTCCTGATGACTTCTATGGGAGTCAACTAAGTGTTTGTATGATGGGCTTTATTAGGAATGAAATAAACTTCACGTCTAAAG AGGAGCTGATAGAAGCCATCAAGAATGATATCAGATATGCTAAGGAGAAACTGTCTAATGTTTCCTTATCACAGAGTGAGATAGAGTTCTTTGGTAAAACAGAAAAGTCACAGTTGtag
- the LOC136239317 gene encoding riboflavin kinase-like isoform X2 has protein sequence MVDTGALPFFARGLVVAGFGRGSKQLGIPTANYPEDVVSSLPDTIQTGIYYGCAMVDQGPVYKMVMSIGWNPVYQNEKRSMETHILHEFPDDFYGSQLSVCMMGFIRNEINFTSKG, from the exons ATGGTCGATACCGGTGCACTGCCATTCTTCGCTCGCGGTCTAGTCGTGGCTGGGTTTGGTCGTGGTAGTAAACAGTTAGGAATCCCTACGG CTAACTATCCCGAGGACGTAGTGTCGTCACTACCAGATACAATACAGACAGGTATATATTACGGGTGTGCTATGGTGGACCAGGGGCCGGTGTATAAGATGGTAATGAGTATAGGATGGAACCCTGTCTACCAAAACGAGAAGAGGAGCATG GAAACCCATATTCTTCATGAGTTTCCTGATGACTTCTATGGGAGTCAACTAAGTGTTTGTATGATGGGCTTTATTAGGAATGAAATAAACTTCACGTCTAAAG